In Capricornis sumatraensis isolate serow.1 chromosome 16, serow.2, whole genome shotgun sequence, a genomic segment contains:
- the LOC138092921 gene encoding follitropin subunit beta: MKSVQFCFLFCCWRAICCRSCELTNITITVEKEECSFCISINTTWCAGYCYTRDLVYKDPARPNIQKACTFKELVYETVKVPGCAHHADSLYTYPVATECHCGKCDRDSTDCTVRGLGPSYCSFSEIRE; the protein is encoded by the exons ATGAAGTCCGTCCAGTTCTGCTTCCTTTTCTGTTGCTGGAGAGCAATCTGCTGCAGAAGCTGCGAGCTGACCAACATCACCATCACGGTGGAGAAAGAGGAATGTAGCTTCTGCATAAGCATCAACACCACGTGGTGTGCAGGCTACTGCTACACCCGG GACTTGGTGTACAAGGACCCAGCAAGGCCCAATATCCAGAAAGCATGTACCTTCAAGGAGCTGGTGTACGAGACGGTGAAAGTGCCTGGCTGTGCCCACCATGCAGACTCCCTGTACACGTACCCAGTAGCCACTGAATGTCACTGCGGCAAGTGTGACCGCGACAGCACTGACTGCACCGTGCGAGGCCTGGGGCCCAGCTACTGCTCCTTCAGTGAAATCAGAGAATAA